The following are from one region of the Rosistilla carotiformis genome:
- a CDS encoding SAM-dependent methyltransferase — MVGSQVGHAAISWQQDYADRMNPTLVTGLLHEAVPALKSIDWRITEVREGMCVTELPLCYASTNQHGTHQAALISLSADYTGGIALASLLRAVPIVGVHPCHEDDSASLWLASMDVKYRIPSTGHLRGVCEVPESLVNKVRQRYFAGKRVLVTLPVTFTANGDVVAEAEMKYFAQPSIQLRPTKEQPQISPLYKHKLKSSARMIAGLRASSQHEHLRLDAGHERQAAGPHGELLAMRLCRVLPQLQDMVLARTAHIDQTITDVENLQQVVILGAGLDMRPFRLFAGDRKPIYFELDLPEMLEERTRVISQMKDRPDVRRRMVGADFKQDDVARLLLEHPDFDPQLPTVVVYEGCSMYFSKAENRRILNAASEWLGHRDSRIWCDFVTQGVVDGTSQHPAVAKFLEGMEELGERFIFGCDRPAELLRQCGFATTETTPSGQHLRSTDPLLSEYQFAVSTGVRPTKPR, encoded by the coding sequence ATGGTCGGTTCACAGGTCGGGCATGCGGCGATTTCTTGGCAGCAAGATTATGCAGATCGCATGAATCCCACGTTGGTCACAGGTTTGTTGCATGAAGCGGTGCCGGCCCTAAAGTCGATCGATTGGCGGATCACCGAAGTGCGTGAAGGGATGTGCGTCACCGAGTTGCCGCTGTGTTATGCGTCGACCAATCAACATGGCACGCATCAGGCAGCATTGATCTCATTGTCCGCCGACTACACCGGCGGGATCGCGTTAGCATCTCTATTACGTGCAGTGCCTATTGTGGGGGTGCATCCATGCCACGAAGACGATTCCGCATCGCTGTGGCTGGCGTCGATGGATGTTAAATACCGGATCCCAAGCACCGGGCATCTGCGTGGCGTGTGTGAAGTTCCCGAGTCGTTAGTGAACAAAGTTCGGCAACGTTACTTTGCGGGCAAACGGGTATTGGTCACATTGCCGGTAACCTTCACTGCCAATGGCGATGTGGTCGCCGAAGCGGAGATGAAATACTTTGCGCAGCCTTCAATCCAGTTGAGGCCGACCAAAGAACAGCCGCAAATCTCACCGTTGTACAAGCACAAACTGAAATCGTCGGCACGGATGATCGCCGGTTTGCGTGCCTCTTCACAACACGAGCACCTACGTCTGGACGCCGGACACGAACGGCAAGCGGCGGGTCCGCATGGCGAATTGCTGGCGATGCGGCTTTGTCGCGTCTTGCCACAGCTGCAAGATATGGTGTTGGCGCGAACGGCGCACATCGATCAAACGATCACCGATGTCGAAAATCTACAACAGGTGGTGATCTTGGGGGCCGGTTTGGATATGCGTCCGTTCCGTTTGTTCGCGGGCGATCGGAAGCCCATCTATTTTGAATTGGATCTGCCCGAGATGCTCGAAGAGCGAACGCGCGTGATCTCTCAAATGAAAGATCGCCCTGACGTTCGTCGTCGGATGGTTGGTGCCGATTTTAAACAGGACGACGTCGCGCGTCTGTTGTTGGAGCATCCGGACTTCGATCCCCAGCTTCCCACCGTGGTGGTCTACGAAGGCTGTTCGATGTATTTCAGCAAAGCGGAAAACCGTCGGATTCTGAATGCCGCCAGCGAGTGGTTGGGCCATCGAGACAGTCGCATCTGGTGCGACTTTGTCACCCAAGGCGTCGTCGATGGAACGTCGCAACATCCCGCGGTCGCTAAGTTTCTCGAGGGAATGGAGGAGCTGGGAGAGCGGTTTATTTTTGGTTGTGATCGGCCCGCCGAACTCCTCCGTCAATGTGGATTCGCGACGACCGAAACCACCCCCTCGGGGCAACATCTTCGGTCGACCGATCCGCTACTTTCGGAATACCAGTTCGCGGTATCGACTGGCGTCCGCCCAACGAAACCGCGTTAA
- a CDS encoding OmpP1/FadL family transporter: MATDSRCIVLAQSLVLLLAATGVCFGQGAIVSSAGPVHRGMGGASTAAPISALGALYWNPATISGMEHGELEVGMDVLFTQHRIDSSYSPYSGSTEAEPGTYPIPNIGWVHHLENSPVTIGLSVNAVAGFKTNLQSSLTNPVLLPQPYGLGQVSSEASFLQIAPVLSYAVTDQFSIGGGPIVTSGQVGIEPFVFDSANANRTYSSGRSSRYHWGGGLQLGAYYIANDAWRFGASFKSPSWMESFEFYGEDENGAPRQMSADIDLPMIVSLGTAYAGFDKWLLALDLRYIDYANADGFGDPAEFDSTGRLKGLDWSSIMSVAIGAQRALGERTFIRCGYSYNQNPIQDSESFYNVATPLIYEHTLSVGGSYQLNETLALNMAYSHFFENSRTGPIVNPVAGPLPGSSVTNEMQANVLSFGILMRQ, translated from the coding sequence ATGGCAACCGATTCACGTTGCATTGTATTGGCTCAAAGCTTGGTCTTGTTGTTGGCAGCGACAGGGGTTTGTTTTGGACAAGGGGCAATCGTTTCATCCGCGGGCCCGGTTCATCGTGGGATGGGAGGCGCATCGACGGCCGCGCCGATCAGCGCCCTCGGCGCGCTGTATTGGAACCCTGCCACGATCAGTGGGATGGAACATGGTGAGCTGGAAGTCGGAATGGATGTGTTGTTCACACAACATCGCATCGATTCATCGTACAGCCCCTACAGCGGTTCCACCGAAGCCGAACCGGGAACGTATCCGATCCCAAATATCGGTTGGGTGCACCATCTGGAGAACTCTCCCGTCACGATCGGTTTGAGTGTCAACGCCGTCGCCGGCTTCAAGACCAACCTGCAATCCAGCCTGACCAACCCGGTCCTGCTGCCTCAGCCCTACGGTTTGGGGCAAGTCAGTTCGGAGGCCTCGTTCCTTCAGATCGCCCCCGTCCTCTCGTACGCCGTGACCGATCAATTTTCAATCGGCGGCGGGCCGATCGTCACCAGCGGCCAAGTCGGGATCGAACCGTTCGTCTTTGATTCGGCCAACGCCAACCGGACGTATTCCTCGGGCCGATCGTCACGTTATCACTGGGGTGGCGGTTTGCAGCTGGGAGCCTACTACATCGCCAACGACGCGTGGCGTTTTGGTGCGTCCTTCAAAAGCCCCTCTTGGATGGAATCGTTTGAGTTCTATGGAGAGGATGAAAACGGAGCCCCACGGCAGATGAGCGCCGATATCGATCTACCGATGATCGTGTCGTTGGGAACCGCCTACGCCGGATTCGACAAATGGTTGTTGGCGTTGGATCTCCGCTATATCGATTATGCCAACGCCGACGGCTTTGGCGATCCGGCCGAATTTGACAGCACCGGGCGGCTGAAAGGTCTCGATTGGAGCAGCATCATGTCCGTCGCGATCGGTGCCCAGCGTGCCCTGGGCGAACGGACCTTTATCCGATGCGGTTACTCCTACAATCAAAATCCGATCCAAGACAGCGAGTCGTTCTATAACGTCGCCACGCCGTTGATCTATGAGCACACACTCAGTGTCGGTGGATCGTACCAGTTGAACGAAACCTTGGCGCTCAACATGGCCTATTCGCACTTTTTCGAAAATTCACGGACCGGTCCGATCGTCAATCCCGTCGCCGGTCCGTTGCCCGGATCGTCGGTGACCAACGAAATGCAGGCCAACGTGCTCAGCTTTGGTATCCTGATGCGACAATAG
- a CDS encoding DUF58 domain-containing protein: MTAASSATDSRRNQPEGSFKWIALGAAVLLIGMLFGSSLLLYTAYSAIAVVAVSRWLTNTWSAAPRAHRASGPLEADIGQVVPIAIEIQNTGKVLIPWLLAEDLLPRDALIHKVPALQIEGDRIRVLSLSAGQTDTIRYEITCNRRGYYQIGPTVLETGDLMGLNRRYRVGAVPQYLLVMPRVVPLDGYDVQSRRPIGEIRMTHPLMDDPTRVVGIRQWQPGDPMRRVHWSATARTGELHSKIYEASSIAGATLVVDLHRDTNPRQHEPVRSELAITLAASISNALYQMNQPFGLVSNGRDAADRIRTEGFMTDYRTRDAATQHLKMHEVDAHLKPVCIPAQRGPVHYRDVHRMLARLEITDGLSLAQTFLEVESRLSRDTTLIVIMQKCDAAAAEVLAGFKRRGWAVIAIINTFEIDDYSKAAGPLVASGIAVMQLRDEASLAMICRALVER, encoded by the coding sequence ATGACCGCCGCGTCCTCCGCCACCGATTCGCGTCGGAATCAACCCGAGGGATCATTCAAATGGATCGCCTTGGGGGCGGCGGTGTTGTTGATCGGAATGCTTTTCGGTTCGTCGCTGTTGCTGTACACCGCCTACAGCGCGATCGCGGTCGTTGCCGTCAGCCGATGGTTGACCAACACTTGGTCCGCCGCGCCGCGGGCGCATCGCGCTAGCGGCCCCTTGGAAGCGGACATCGGCCAAGTCGTGCCGATCGCGATTGAGATCCAAAACACGGGCAAGGTCTTGATTCCGTGGCTGTTGGCTGAAGATCTACTGCCGCGCGACGCGTTGATTCACAAAGTGCCCGCCTTGCAAATCGAAGGGGATCGGATTCGAGTGCTCTCATTGTCCGCGGGGCAGACCGACACGATCCGCTACGAAATCACGTGCAATCGTCGCGGGTATTATCAGATCGGTCCAACGGTCTTGGAAACCGGCGACCTGATGGGACTCAACCGTCGCTATCGGGTTGGCGCGGTGCCGCAATATCTTCTTGTGATGCCCCGCGTGGTGCCGCTGGACGGTTATGATGTACAATCGCGGCGTCCGATCGGCGAGATCCGGATGACGCATCCGTTAATGGACGATCCCACGCGCGTCGTCGGCATTCGCCAATGGCAACCGGGCGATCCGATGCGGCGAGTCCATTGGTCGGCGACCGCGCGGACCGGGGAACTGCACAGCAAGATCTACGAAGCGTCCAGCATCGCCGGTGCGACGTTGGTCGTCGATCTGCATCGCGACACCAATCCTCGGCAACACGAACCGGTCCGCAGCGAATTGGCGATCACGTTGGCCGCGTCGATCAGCAACGCGTTGTATCAGATGAACCAACCTTTCGGATTGGTCTCCAACGGGCGCGATGCCGCCGACCGAATCCGGACCGAAGGATTCATGACCGACTACCGCACCCGCGATGCCGCCACACAACATTTGAAAATGCATGAGGTCGATGCGCATCTGAAACCGGTCTGCATTCCAGCGCAACGCGGCCCGGTTCACTATCGCGACGTGCATCGGATGTTGGCGCGGCTGGAGATCACCGATGGGCTGAGTCTAGCGCAGACGTTCCTGGAAGTGGAATCGCGGTTGTCGCGCGACACGACGCTGATCGTGATCATGCAAAAATGTGACGCTGCGGCGGCGGAAGTGCTGGCCGGATTTAAACGCCGCGGCTGGGCGGTGATAGCGATCATCAACACCTTTGAAATCGATGACTACAGCAAAGCCGCCGGACCGTTGGTTGCCAGCGGAATCGCTGTCATGCAATTACGCGATGAAGCCAGTTTGGCGATGATCTGCCGTGCGCTCGTCGAACGTTAA
- a CDS encoding AAA family ATPase, translating into MSQPTPPNVTEVTELSKRIISNVELAIVGKRKQLVLSLVAWFSSGHILLEDVPGVAKTMLARALAKSVGCKFKRIQCTPDLLPSDISGTSIFNQKSGEFEFRKGPLFTQLFLADEINRATPRTQAALLEAMAESRVTVDGTTYPLEPPFLVVATQNPVDHEGTFPLPEAQLDRFLMRFSLGYPSLEEELRMLELLQVQHPIDTLKPVATAQQLVACQNTVRRVHVDRLVREYILQIVHDTRDHEDLALGASPRATIALFRCAQAMAAIRGRSFVQPDDVKRIVGPVMNHRIIVRPESRLRKITAENVMESILGEIAVPTVGEA; encoded by the coding sequence ATGTCTCAACCCACACCGCCCAATGTGACGGAAGTTACCGAGCTTTCCAAACGGATCATCAGCAACGTCGAACTCGCCATCGTCGGAAAACGCAAGCAATTGGTGCTCTCCCTGGTCGCGTGGTTCTCCAGCGGGCACATTCTGTTGGAAGACGTTCCTGGCGTGGCCAAAACGATGCTCGCCCGGGCCCTCGCCAAAAGCGTCGGCTGCAAGTTCAAACGCATCCAGTGCACTCCCGACCTGCTGCCATCGGACATCTCCGGGACGTCGATTTTCAATCAGAAGAGTGGTGAGTTTGAGTTTCGCAAAGGGCCGTTGTTCACCCAGTTGTTTCTCGCCGATGAGATCAACCGCGCCACGCCGCGGACGCAGGCGGCGCTGTTGGAAGCGATGGCCGAATCGCGTGTTACCGTCGACGGGACGACATACCCCCTGGAGCCCCCGTTTCTGGTCGTCGCCACGCAAAATCCCGTCGACCACGAGGGGACCTTTCCGCTGCCCGAAGCGCAACTGGATCGCTTTTTGATGCGGTTTTCACTCGGCTACCCTTCGCTGGAAGAAGAGTTGCGGATGCTCGAATTGCTGCAAGTCCAGCATCCGATCGATACGCTCAAACCGGTCGCCACGGCGCAGCAATTGGTGGCGTGCCAAAACACGGTGCGGCGCGTCCACGTCGACCGGTTGGTCCGCGAATACATATTGCAAATTGTGCATGACACCCGCGATCACGAGGACCTTGCGTTGGGAGCGTCGCCTCGCGCGACCATCGCCTTGTTCCGCTGCGCTCAAGCGATGGCAGCGATCCGCGGCCGCAGCTTTGTGCAGCCCGACGATGTCAAACGGATTGTCGGCCCTGTGATGAACCATCGGATCATCGTCCGTCCGGAAAGCCGATTGCGCAAGATCACGGCCGAAAACGTGATGGAATCGATCCTCGGTGAGATCGCAGTCCCCACGGTCGGCGAAGCATGA